A window of Schistocerca cancellata isolate TAMUIC-IGC-003103 chromosome 1, iqSchCanc2.1, whole genome shotgun sequence genomic DNA:
tatgACATCCAAGTttgaaaaaagtgaaattaaatttttaggacacatcatcagccctgaaggaattaaacctgacccggaaaaattgtctgctataaaaaactttccaaaccctgttacaaaaaggcaactgagaggatttatcggtcttacgtcatttttcagacgttttgttcccaatcaggtattgaacaatcccgctcttcacaatcttttaaaaaataattcacattggaattggacgccggaatgccaagacggatttaagaaaattaaagacagtctggttaacagtaacattctccatcatcctcagatggataaggaattttgtattactgcagacgcttcctttgtgggtatcggcgcttgtcttttccagattcaattagtaaatggacacgagcaaatccaagtggttagctttgcgagtcgagtgttatcagagtgtgagaagtcttattcAGTTACGAagttggaggcacttgccgtaatatgggcttttaggtgatttaactattatatctatggaagaaaaattaaagtctattcagaccatcaagccttatcattcctcctttCATGCAAATTGCAACATCcccgtcttactcgatggtgcttattcctgcaggaatatgactttgacattgtatatacactcctggaaatggaaaaaagaacacattgacaccggtgtgtcagacccaccatacttgctccggacactgcgagagggctgtacaagcaatgatgacacgcacggcacagcggacacaccaggaaccgcggtgttggccgtcgaatggcgctagctgcgcagcatttgtgcaccgccgccgtcagtgtcagccagtttgccgtggcatacggagctccatcgcagtctttaacactggtagcatgccgcgacagcgtggacgtgaaccgtatgtgcagttgacggactttgagcgagggcgtatagtgggcatgcgggaggccgggtggacgtaccgccgaattgctcaacacgtggggcgtgaggtctccacagtacatcgatgttgtcgccagtggtcggcggaaggtgcacgtgcccgtcgacctgggaccggaccgcagcgactcacggatgcacgccaagaccgtaggatcctatgcagtgccgtaggggaccgcaccgccacttcccagcaaattagggacctgttgctcctggggtatcggcgaggaccattcgcaaccgtctccatgaagctgggctacggtcccgcacaccgttaggccgtcttccgctcacgccccaacatcgtgcagcccacctccagtggtgtcgcgacagacatgaatggagggacgaatggagacgtgtcgtcttcagcgatgagagtcgcttctgccttggtgccaatgatggtcgtatgcgtgtttggcgccgtgcaggcgagcgccacaatcaggactgcatacgaccgaggcacacagggccaacacccggcatcatggtgtggggagcgatctcctacactggccgtacaccactggtgatcgtcgaggggacactgaatagtgcacggtacatccaaaccgtcatcgaacccatcgttctaccattcctagaccggcaagggaacttgctgttccaacaggacaatgcacgtccgcatgtatcccgtgccacccaacgtgctctagaaggtgtaagtcaactaccctggccagcaagatctccggatctgtcccccattgagcatgtttgggactggatgaagcgtcgtctcacgcggtctgcacgtccagcacgaacgctggcatggcaagccgttccacaggactacatccagcatctctacgatcgtctccatgggagaatagcagcctgcattgctgcgaaaggtggatatacactgtactagtgccgacattgtgcatgctctgttgcctgtgtctatgtgcctgtggttctgtcagtgtgatcatgtgatgtatctgaccccaggaatgtgtcaataaagtttccccttcctgggacaatgaattcacggtgttcttatttcaatttccaggagtgtataaaaggtaaaggtaatgttatagcagacgcactttctcgctcaaCTGAGGACTTACCCTgaaccagcgaactggtggaataaatgtctaattataaagttttgttaatgaaagatccaattcagaaaaagtattttcttcagttatgtaggcagattcagattcttcaaaatacagatccaaaatggaaaaaggttagacaaattcttcacgaaaatccagtccacaagttgtccaagttttataaagttcataaccaagtgctatttcataagacgtctgagtcatctgagaggtggtgtgtttgcatccctcgaaatttcattgaacatcttctgtggtacactccaattcatggggtcactacggaccagaaaaatgtaaaaggaaaatctcgacttactgttatgttccgaatctacaccagagactccataaattattgagaaactgtgtcatctgtcaaaaggcaaaatccttaaacatttccacttcaatcccactaaatccaataattgctgaaaggccaaaccagcttcttagtattgatttggcaggtccactacccaccggtaggggaggcgctaaatacttagtagcaatcctggacaatttttctaagcacattaGACTGTACACAgtgaaatcttcttgtgcaaatccaatgattcgtcgcattgaaaatgattatttcccacgattcggggttccagaatcaatcttgtctgataatgcttcaaatttcacatcacgcccgtggcgtgcatttatttctcgccatggaatcaaacaaattttgatatccctgtttcgaccgcaatcgaatccgaaAATTTTAGAAGAGGTGACGTCCTTCTATACTATGGTTTTTGCTGTATCCTTTACGGCAGCTACTTTGGTATTTTATTTGTACTGTAattgtttggaaaaaaaataaaaaataagaaactttGATATCGTCTTAGCATACTAGTGTGATCTCTGACTGTTTATTGGTCTTTGAGTTTCAAGAGAAGCGGCCATATTCGTGTGTTTGAACGGGAGGGGTATTGTGTTCGCAAGATTGGTGTTTGGAAAGCTCTTCGTATTATACGTGGTTAACGCTTGGATCAGGTAGGGTGTAGAAGTTTATGAGTATGATGTTTAAGTTAGTAACGTTTTTTACGCTGATTTTAAAGCTGTTGCATGGATTGGACGAGGCATATATATAAGTGTCAACACGAAAATTTATTGTTTGCATTGGTTTTAACGACTTCGTACAGCATCATTAGTTGTGGATTGCCACAAGAGGGTAACAGCGAATCCGACTCTTAAGTGACAAATAATACTAAGAATTCTTGATTCTGGGAACCCGTCGCATTGACAGTCTTCGGTAGTTATGGTGTAACGATTTCCCGCCTGTTCGCATTTGCTCTAAAATAATGGAAAAGGTCGATGACAATTCTATATTGACAGCGGTCAGTGTATGACCGCTCCCATTATGAGCGTATGCAGTGAAATTTGTAATGACCAGTGTTTGACGTGCGAATCAAAAGAATACGCACGTGTCTTTGACAAGCGAAAACAAATATCAGTCCAAACAAATTGGTGGACCACAGAATCATATCTCGAAATGCTGCTGCTTTCTATTTAGTCCACTTCCCTACATATTCAAATTGCAAAATGTTGCGAGAAATATCGTTTGTTTTTTTTCCTCTTAAATCCATTTTATTTTCAGACCGCTAGGCTCGGTGCAGAAATGTCGGGGATCGCCATAGCACGTCTAGCGGAGGAGCGGAAAGCCTGGAGGAAGGATCACCCATTTGTAAGGATTCACTTATTTTCCTGTTTGAGGCTCGTTTGAGGGAATAAAGTTTCAACGAAATTGTTGTGTTGTTTAGGGCTTTGTAGCTCGACCTGTAAAGAACGCAGATGGAAGCTTAAATCTGATGAGCTGGGAATGTTCCATACCTGGGAAGAAAGGGGTAAGAAAATATGCCTAATATAGTGCATCCACAAATTACATGATTATTTTTAACAAATGTTTGATTGTTACAGACACCTTGGGAAGGAGGTCAATATAAACTAAGAATGATCTTCAAGGATGATTATCCTTCTAGCCCCCCAAAGTGCAAATTTGAACCACCGTTGTTCCATCCCAATGTCTATCCTTCAGGTAAGTTGCGTAAACACAAGGTGCGTTATTGCTGTTATTTTAATCCTTCATATTATAT
This region includes:
- the LOC126190896 gene encoding SUMO-conjugating enzyme UBC9-B gives rise to the protein MSGIAIARLAEERKAWRKDHPFGFVARPVKNADGSLNLMSWECSIPGKKGTPWEGGQYKLRMIFKDDYPSSPPKCKFEPPLFHPNVYPSGTVCLSLLDEDKDWRPAITIKQILLGIQDLLNEPNIKDPAQAEAYTIYCQNRLEYEKRVRAQARAMTSQE